A region of Spodoptera frugiperda isolate SF20-4 chromosome 26, AGI-APGP_CSIRO_Sfru_2.0, whole genome shotgun sequence DNA encodes the following proteins:
- the LOC118264533 gene encoding alcohol dehydrogenase 1-like, protein MANDPKDKVIVITGGARGIGYEIADQFLTNGAKTVIILDLIDAVGVKAAFTLNAKHGKGKAVFIKCDITRDLDKVSSEIFQKYDVDVLINNAGIIDEFSIRKTIEIDCIALVEWSMKFWDHWRTDRGGRGGTIYNVASIYSYEFDPFTVFYKTAKHAVLGFTRSLGHPFNYEKTGVRVFAICPGFTDTVMLSVKIWDIHREASDKNVSEMKVQTPETVGKAAVEIFKVAKTGDAWVAANDEPIHLAPMC, encoded by the coding sequence ATGGCGAACGACCCTAAAGATAAAGTGATCGTGATTACGGGAGGAGCAAGGGGTATAGGATACGAGATTGCGGACCAGTTTCTGACAAACGGCGCAAAGACTGTTATCATATTGGATCTAATTGATGCAGTCGGCGTTAAAGCAGCCTTCACACTTAACGCTAAGCACGGTAAAGGCAAAGCTGTCTTCATAAAATGTGACATCACAAGAGATTTAGACAAAGTCTCCAGtgaaatattccaaaaatacGACGTAGATGTACTTATTAATAATGCTGGAATTATAGATGAGTTTTCAATAAGGAAGACAATTGAAATTGACTGCATTGCACTAGTGGAATGGAGTATGAAATTCTGGGACCACTGGAGAACGGACAGAGGCGGTCGAGGAGGCACAATATACAATGTAGCTTCAATATATTCATACGAATTTGATCCATTTACAGTATTCTATAAAACTGCGAAGCATGCAGTTTTAGGCTTCACGAGATCGCTTGGCCATCCCTTTAACTACGAAAAAACTGGCGTTAGAGTATTTGCTATATGTCCAGGTTTTACTGACACAGTGATGCTTAGTGTTAAAATATGGGACATACACAGAGAAGCATCTGATAAAAACGTATCAGAAATGAAGGTGCAGACACCAGAGACTGTTGGTAAGGCTGCTGTGGAGATCTTCAAGGTCGCAAAGACAGGAGATGCGTGGGTCGCAGCTAATGATGAACCTATACATTTGGCTCCAATGTGTTAG
- the LOC118264063 gene encoding 15-hydroxyprostaglandin dehydrogenase [NAD(+)]-like — protein MKRDPKNKVVVVTGGAIGIGHEIADKFLMYGAKTVIILDHNETLGAEAAQKLNTKHGEGKAVFIKCDVTKDLDKVSSEIFQKYETDVLVNNAGVLDEANMRRTLETNLMALMDWSMKFWEHWRTDKGGRGGTIYNISSIYGYEYNPYVVYYKTSKAAVLSFTRSLGHPVNCEKSGVRVIALCPGFTDTTILTGKVWDWHNEGFQRVMKEEVVLQKPETVGEAAVEIFKLANTSEVWVAKNDEPIKLVQVTYEEVTP, from the coding sequence ATGAAGCGGGATCCAAAGAACAAAGTAGTTGTAGTGACGGGTGGAGCGATAGGTATAGGACACGAGATCGCTGACAAGTTTCTGATGTACGGAGCTAAAACTGTGATTATATTGGACCATAATGAAACTCTTGGCGCGGAAGCTGCACAAAAACTAAACACCAAGCACGGTGAAGGTAAAGCAGTCTtcataaaatgtgacgtcactaaAGATTTGGACAAAGTATCCAGCGAAATATTCCAGAAATATGAAACCGACGTTCTAGTAAACAATGCAGGAGTGCTAGACGAGGCTAATATGAGACGGACACTTGAAACCAATCTTATGGCGCTGATGGACTGGAGCATGAAGTTTTGGGAGCACTGGAGAACTGACAAAGGCGGTCGTGGAGgtacaatttataatatatcGTCTATTTATGGATATGAATACAATCCATATGTCGTATACTATAAAACATCGAAAGCTGCAGTGTTGAGTTTCACGAGGTCGTTGGGCCATCCTGTTAACTGCGAGAAAAGCGGTGTAAGAGTGATTGCACTCTGTCCGGGTTTTACTGACACTACTATACTTACTGGTAAAGTATGGGATTGGCACAATGAAGGTTTCCAAAGAGTGATGAAGGAAGAAGTTGTGCTCCAGAAGCCTGAGACAGTTGGCGAAGCTGCTGTGGAGATTTTCAAGCTTGCGAATACATCAGAAGTGTGGGTCGCTAAAAACGATGAACCAATTAAATTAGTTCAGGTTACATATGAAGAAGTGACCCCTTAA
- the LOC118263961 gene encoding alcohol dehydrogenase 1-like, whose protein sequence is MERDPKNKVVVVTGGAGGIGYEIADKFLKYGAKTVIILGRNETLGAEAAQKLNTKHGEGKAVFIKCDVTKDLDKVSSEIFQKYETDVLVNNAGVLDEANMRRTLETNLMALMDWSMKFWEHWRTDKGGRGGTIYNISSFYGYDYNPYTVYYKTSKAAVLSFTRSLGHPVNCEKSGVRVIALCPGFTDTTILTGKVWDWHNEGFQRVMKEEVVLQRPETVGEAAVEIFKLANTSEVWVAKNDEPIKLVQVTYEEVTP, encoded by the exons ATGGAGCGGGATCCTAAGAACAAAGTAGTTGTAGTCACAGGCGGAGCGGGAGGTATAGGATACGAGATCGCTGACAAGTTTCTAAAGTACGGAGCTAAAACTGTGATTATATTGGGCCGTAATGAAACTCTTGGCGCGGAAGCTGCACAAAAACTAAACACCAAGCACGGTGAAGGTAAAGCAGTCTtcataaaatgtgacgtcactaaAGATTTGGACAAAGTATCCAGCGAAATATTCCAGAAATATGAAACCGACGTTCTAGTAAACAATGCAGGAGTGCTAGACGAGGCCAATATGAGACGGACACTTGAAACCAATCTTATGGCGCTGATGGACTGGAGCATGAAGTTTTGGGAGCACTGGAGAACTGACAAAGGCGGTCGTGGAGGTACAATTTATAACATATCGTCTTTCTATGGGTACGACTACAATCCATATACCGTATACTACAAAACATCGAAAGCTGCAGTGTTGAGTTTCACGAGGTCGTTGGGCCATCCTGTTAATTGCGAGAAAAGCGGTGTAAGAGTGATTGCACTCTGTCCGGGTTTTACTGACACTACTATACTTACTGGTAAAGTATGGGATTGGCACAATGAAGGTTTCCAAAGAGTGATGAAGGAAGAAGTTGTGCTCCAGAGGCCTGAGACCGTTGGCGAGGCTGCTGTGGAGATTTTCAAGCTTGCAAATACATCAGAAGTGTGGGTCGCTAAAAACGATGAACCAATTAAATTAGTTCAG GTTACATATGAAGAAGTGACCCCTTAA
- the LOC118263962 gene encoding 15-hydroxyprostaglandin dehydrogenase [NAD(+)]-like, with the protein MEKSLANKVVVITGGAEGIGYEVADRYLSKGAKFVFLLDINEKLGNEAAKKLTAKHGANKVAFMKCDVTTDLVPVTKKIFENYKVDVLLNNAGILNDRLLKKTIDINVTAVCEWGLTFWDHMRKDKGGNGGTILNLASIYGYRVDQYLPVYQASKFAVMGFTKSLGHKANYDRSGVRVLAMCPGFTETKLTAAPQGWDMGQDKEFEQFVKAQAWQKVESVGQAAVDIFENGDSGTAWLIEGAKPIVEVANAK; encoded by the coding sequence ATGGAGAAGAGCTTAGCTAACAAAGTTGTGGTCATCACCGGCGGAGCCGAAGGTATCGGCTACGAGGTCGCCGACAGGTACCTGTCTAAAGGCGCCAAGTTCGTTTTCCTTCTCGACATCAACGAGAAACTTGGTAACGAAGCCGCTAAAAAATTAACCGCCAAACATGGAGCCAACAAGGTTGCATTCATGAAATGCGACGTCACCACAGACTTAGTACCTGTAACGAAAAAGATTTTCGAAAACTACAAGGTCGACGTCCTTCTCAACAACGCTGGAATCCTCAATGACCGCTTGCTGAAGAAGACGATCGACATCAACGTGACTGCAGTATGTGAATGGGGCTTAACCTTCTGGGACCATATGAGGAAGGACAAGGGTGGAAACGGAGGTACCATCCTTAACCTTGCCTCTATCTACGGCTACAGAGTTGACCAATACTTACCTGTTTATCAAGCTTCGAAGTTCGCAGTTATGGGATTCACAAAGTCTTTGGGACACAAGGCCAACTACGACAGGAGCGGTGTGCGAGTACTGGCGATGTGCCCTGGATTCACTGAGACTAAACTGACTGCGGCACCACAAGGCTGGGACATGGGACAAGACAAAGAATTCGAACAATTCGTCAAAGCACAGGCTTGGCAGAAGGTGGAGTCGGTGGGCCAGGCCGCTGTGGATATCTTCGAAAATGGTGACAGTGGCACTGCCTGGCTGATTGAGGGAGCAAAGCCTATTGTTGAAGTTGCTAATGCTAAGTAA